One Xenopus tropicalis strain Nigerian chromosome 8, UCB_Xtro_10.0, whole genome shotgun sequence genomic window carries:
- the kcnj10 gene encoding ATP-sensitive inward rectifier potassium channel 10 (The RefSeq protein has 1 substitution compared to this genomic sequence) produces MTSPVKVYYSQTTQTDSRPLIGSSLRRRRVMTKDGRSNVRMDHIADKGFLYLKDLWTTFIDMQWRYKLLLFSATFAGTWFVFGVIWYLVALVHGDLLEFNAPANHTPCVMQVHTLTGAFLFSLESQTTIGYGFRYISEECPYAIVLLITQLVLTTIMEIFITGTFLAKIARPKKRAETIKFSQNAVVSQHEGKLCLMIRVANMRKSLLIGCQVTGKLLQTHLTKEGENVHLNQINVDFQVDTSSDSPFLILPLTFYHIVDESSPLKDVALRSGEGDFELVVILSGTVESTSATCQVRTSYLPEEILWGYEFSPVISVSSNGKYVADFSLFDQVLKVSPPCCIHETIRFGDSEKLKLEESFKDKPQKDGSPLSVRISNV; encoded by the coding sequence ATGACTTCTCCAGTGAAGGTCTATTACAGCCAAaccacacagacagacagccgcCCTCTGATTGGCTCAAGCCTGAGGAGGAGGAGAGTGATGACCAAGGATGGGCGGAGCAACGTCCGTATGGACCACATCGCAGACAAAGGGTTCCTCTACCTCAAGGACTTGTGGACAACGTTCATTGACATGCAGTGGAGGTACAAGCTCCTCCTGTTCTCGGCAACCTTCGCCGGGACATGGTTTGTGTTCGGGGTCATTTGGTACTTGGTGGCTCTGGTGCACGGTGACCTCTTGGAATTTAACGCCCCGGCCAACCACACCCCTTGTGTCATGCAAGTGCACACACTTACTGGTGCTTTCCTCTTCTCCTTGGAATCGCAGACCACTATAGGCTACGGGTTCCGTTACATCAGCGAGGAATGTCCCTACGCCATTGTCCTCCTCATTACTCAGCTGGTCCTCACCACCATCATGGAGATCTTCATCACAGGGACATTCTTGGCCAAAATTGCCCGTCCCAAAAAGAGGGCAGAAACCATCAAATTCAGCCAGAATGCCGTGGTATCTCAGCACGAGGGCAAGCTGTGCCTAATGATCCGCGTGGCCAATATGAGGAAgagcctgctgattggctgccaggTGACAGGGAAGCTTCTGCAGACCCACCTCACTAAGGAAGGTGAGAATGTTCATCTCAATCAGATCAATGTGGACTTCCAGGTGGACACTTCCTCAGACAGCCCCTTCCTCATCCTGCCGCTCACTTTCTACCACATTGTCGATGAGTCCAGCCCTCTGAAGGAAGTGGCCCTTCGCTCGGGAGAAGGGGACTTTGAACTGGTGGTGATTCTCAGTGGCACGGTGGAATCGACGAGCGCCACTTGCCAAGTGCGGACATCCTACCTCCCCGAGGAGATCTTGTGGGGTTACGAGTTCAGCCCGGTGATATCGGTCTCCTCCAACGGGAAATACGTGGCCGACTTTAGCCTGTTTGACCAAGTTCTGAAGGTGTCCCCTCCGTGCTGCATCCACGAGACAATACGATTTGGGGATTCGGAGAAGCTCAAGCTGGAAGAGTCTTTTAAGGACAAACCTCAGAAAGATGGAAGCCCCCTCAGTGTAAGGATCAGCAATGTCTGA
- the f11r gene encoding F11 receptor precursor (The RefSeq protein has 2 substitutions compared to this genomic sequence), with amino-acid sequence MATASSNRGAVVLGLLCACLWTAAFAGVSTPNPTITVKQGATADLRCTYTSDFTKSRVEWKFVNNQLETFFVYYDGTLTASYVNRATSVPQGIILNQITSKDAGEYSCEVTSVDSNGQTLYGEAKIQLLVIVAPSQPMAHVPNTVRTGSAVELRCVETQGYPPPTFTWYQNKAPMPPNPQNATYTIDPNTGVLKFRAVAASDSGDYYCKAANSEGEQVSAIVRMNVQDVNVGGIVAAVVIVLLILALIGFGLWYAYSRGYLDKKGNKKVIYSQPSETRSDKNFQQTSSFLV; translated from the exons ATGGCGACTGCGAGCAGCAACCGGGGGGCAGTGGTACTGGGACTCCTGTGCtcctgtctgt GGACTGCGGCCTTTGCTGGGGTGTCGACCCCCAATCCCACTATTACTGTAAAGCAAGGGGCCA CTGCCGACTTGCGATGCACTTACACAAGTGACTTCACCAAGTCCCGAGTGGAGTGGAAGTTTGTGAATAACCAGCTGGAGACCTTCTTTGTGTACTACGATGGGACCCTGACGG CATCGTACGTGAACCGCGCCACTTCCGTCCCACAAGGCATCATTCTAAACCAGATCACTAGCAAGGATGCGGGCGAGTATTCCTGTGAGGTGACCAGCGTGGACAGCAACGGCCAAACCTTGTACGGGGAAGCCAAGATCCAGCTCCTGGTTATAG TTGCCCCTTCCCAGCCGATGGCCCATGTGCCAAACACTGTAAGGACCGGGAGTGCGGTGGAGCTGCGCTGTGTAGAGACTCAGGGGTACCCACCCCCCACTTTTACCTGGTATCAAAATAAAGCCCCAATGCCGCCGAACCCCCAGAACGCCACCTATACCATTGATCCCAACACCGGAGTGTTG AAATTCCGTGCCGTGGCCGCATCAGACAGTGGGGATTATTACTGTAAGGCAGCAAACAACGAGGGGGAGCAGGTGTCTGCCATAGTGCGCATGAATGTCc AGGATGTGAATGTGGGGGGTATCGTGGCCGCTGTGGTTATAGTCCTGCTGATACTGGCGCTGATCGGCTTCGGCCTGTGGTACGCCTACAGCCGTGGATACCTGGACA AGAAAGGAAA CAAAAAAGTCATTTACAGCCAACCGTCTGAAACCCGCAGTGAT AAGAATTTCCAGCAGACGTCGTCCTTCCTGGTCTGA